Proteins from a genomic interval of Phaenicophaeus curvirostris isolate KB17595 unplaced genomic scaffold, BPBGC_Pcur_1.0 scaffold_59, whole genome shotgun sequence:
- the ART1 gene encoding GPI-linked NAD(P)(+)--arginine ADP-ribosyltransferase 1, producing MERLLLPVGLVLLAGTLPISGGPTDVGSIADVPLDFAPNSFDDRYEGCGRAMRDELESLNLSEFTSNDVYAKAWVLAAAEWHNRRGRLPPGLRPEQVVALLAYTQHGPLFQAFNAAAREAGRSRRHYLENFHFKTLHFLLSEALRLLRDAESSPRCYRVYRGVRGVRFAARRHRHVRFGQFTSTSLREDSTSPFGRDTFFTVETCYGVPIREFSFFPGEDEVLIPPFEVFKVVDVNYREDGADIELRSWGANSTYNCEWLKERRCRGHPCDFSAGWSFHGDPSLLWGLLVATTTLVATKGP from the exons ATGGAGCGTCTTCTTCTGCCGGTGGGTTtggtgctgctggctgggacCCTTCCCATCTCCGGAGGACCCACGGACGTCGGCTCCATCGCTGATGTCCCGTTGGACTTTGCTCCCAACTCCTTCGACGACCGCTACGAGGGCTGCGGCCGCGCCATGAGGGACGAGCTGGAGAGCCTCAACCTCAGCGAGTTCACCTCCAACGACGTCTACGCCAAAGCCTGGGTCCTCGCCGCCGCCGAGTGGCACAACCGGCGCGGCCGCCTCCCCCCGGGGCTGCGTCCCGAGCAGGTGGTGGCTCTCCTGGCCTACACCCAACACGGGCCCCTCTTCCAAGCCTTCAACGCCGCCGCGCGCGAGGCCGGCCGCTCCCGCCGCCACTACCTGGAGAACTTCCACTTCAAGACGCTCCATTTCCTCCTGAGCGAAGCTCTGCGGCTCCTCCGGGACGCCGAGTCCTCCCCTCGCTGCTACCGCGTCTACCGGGGCGTGCGGGGCGTCCGCTTCGCCGCTCGGCGTCACCGGCACGTCCGCTTCGGCCAGTTCACCTCCACGTCCCTGCGGGAAGATTCCACCTCGCCCTTCGGCCGCGACACCTTCTTCACGGTGGAGACGTGCTACGGGGTCCCCATCAGGGAATTCTCCTTCTTCCCGGGGGAGGACGAGGTCCTCATCCCGCCCTTCGAGGTCTTCAAGGTGGTTGACGTCAACTACCGCGAGGACGGAGCCGACATCGAGCTCCGATCCTGGGGCGCCAACAGCACCTACAACTGCGAGTGGCTGAAAG AGAGAAGATGCCGTGGCCACCCGTGTGACTTCAGTGCCG GCTGGAGCTTCCACGGGGACCCCTCGCTCCTCTGggggctcctggtggccaccaCAACCCTGGTAGCCACCAAGGGACCCTGA